A stretch of Microbacterium sp. 4R-513 DNA encodes these proteins:
- a CDS encoding polysaccharide biosynthesis tyrosine autokinase produces MSPTTLVRALKKWWWAVVVLTLVGAAGGAGVSLLMTPEYQATNRILVAFDASAGAGPAELVQANNFALQKVYSYVEVVESPRVLDEVIDELGLDTTADELARQIDVTVPTNSVIMRISATAPSPQDAVTLSNAVVDAFSDVVVQIETPSTGGTAPVRIESLAAASLPEEPSSPNLLVNIALGAFAGFAIGIIWIAIAATRERRVFTGADVASGDVAVRTLGTVPATSGPADLAVLADKPLSRAAESYRTIAATLGRTPGAKVGVTAVAAVTPRDASSALASNLALAMSEYGARILLIDANLRSGAISTSLGLTGPGLVDCLTGAATPVDAIQTVNGIDVLPSGTTTESPAELIASGSFDGIISGLRRSYDIIVVDAPPVLPLSDSLFAASAADTTVLAVSAGSVTVTQLRTVSDTLSAIHAQVAGVVILDAPLTGVDADVATATFRDLKPSKA; encoded by the coding sequence ATGAGCCCCACGACCCTTGTCCGTGCACTCAAGAAGTGGTGGTGGGCGGTCGTCGTTCTCACCCTCGTCGGCGCCGCAGGCGGTGCCGGAGTGTCGCTGCTCATGACGCCCGAGTACCAGGCGACGAACCGCATCCTCGTGGCGTTCGACGCCAGCGCGGGTGCCGGCCCAGCCGAGCTCGTGCAGGCGAACAACTTCGCGCTCCAGAAGGTCTACTCCTACGTCGAGGTCGTCGAGTCGCCGCGCGTGCTCGACGAGGTCATCGACGAGCTGGGCCTCGACACCACCGCCGACGAGCTCGCGCGCCAGATCGACGTCACGGTGCCGACGAACAGCGTCATCATGCGCATCAGCGCGACGGCACCGAGCCCGCAGGACGCCGTGACGCTCTCGAACGCCGTCGTCGACGCCTTCAGCGACGTCGTCGTGCAGATCGAGACGCCCTCGACGGGCGGAACGGCACCCGTCCGCATCGAGTCGCTCGCCGCCGCGAGCCTGCCGGAGGAGCCGTCGTCGCCGAACCTCCTCGTCAACATCGCTCTCGGCGCGTTCGCGGGCTTCGCGATCGGCATCATCTGGATCGCGATCGCGGCGACGCGCGAGCGCCGCGTCTTCACGGGAGCGGATGTCGCATCCGGCGATGTCGCCGTGCGCACGCTCGGCACGGTGCCCGCGACGAGCGGGCCGGCCGATCTCGCGGTGCTCGCCGACAAGCCGCTCAGCCGGGCCGCCGAGTCGTACCGCACGATCGCCGCGACGCTCGGCCGCACGCCCGGCGCGAAGGTCGGCGTCACCGCCGTGGCCGCCGTCACGCCCCGCGACGCCTCGTCGGCGCTCGCCTCGAACCTCGCCCTGGCGATGAGCGAGTACGGCGCGCGGATCCTCTTGATCGACGCCAACCTCCGCTCGGGCGCGATCTCGACCTCGCTCGGGCTGACCGGGCCGGGCCTCGTGGACTGCCTCACCGGTGCCGCGACGCCCGTCGACGCGATCCAAACCGTCAACGGCATCGACGTCCTGCCCTCGGGTACGACGACCGAGAGCCCCGCAGAGCTCATCGCGAGCGGCAGCTTCGACGGCATCATCTCGGGCCTCCGCCGCTCGTACGACATCATCGTCGTCGACGCCCCGCCCGTCCTGCCGCTGAGCGACTCGCTGTTCGCCGCCTCGGCCGCCGACACGACCGTGCTGGCCGTCTCGGCCGGCAGCGTGACGGTGACGCAGCTTCGCACGGTGAGCGACACGCTCTCTGCGATCCACGCGCAGGTAGCGGGTGTCGTCATCCTCGACGCGCCCCTCACGGGCGTGGACGCGGATGTCGCGACCGCGACGTTCCGCGATCTCAAGCCCTCCAAGGCCTGA